From a single Rutidosis leptorrhynchoides isolate AG116_Rl617_1_P2 chromosome 5, CSIRO_AGI_Rlap_v1, whole genome shotgun sequence genomic region:
- the LOC139847541 gene encoding glycosyltransferase family 92 protein RCOM_0530710-like, with protein sequence MDSPEQRRKRKRLLKTTNFRQFPPVRSILYFFGFFVFFYLLFRRHTVAFHHVITLTRFSSFSSYQIDSVSSFSKFNEENQFKIEARVSFPDHILLLVTGTAIKIGNKLECVYKIHNSDLDSDPDTDSDIGDGVIDGTNVLSVEEYNDNGFLVRCPLPSVNDSSLIGLKRRSLMISVSEDKPLNSWENLVYEAVLDGNTNTVLVFVKGISHRQDKESDPTQFSCHFGLGEGENGAKYMLTSRAVTAAQEVVRCVLPRSILMHPEKALGVRATVSFRMPRVRGRARRVVLPSVAKIASLGSSQNVEKHELCVCTMLWNQAHSIREWITYHSWLGVEKWFIYDNNSDDDIKDVINDLDFEGYNVSRHVWPWIKTQEAGFSHCAMRARSECNWVSFMDVDEFYYFPHNSMNEFRGQGSLKTLVSNFTTSLSIGEIRTSCHSFGPSGLTTRPKRGVTVGYTCRLQSPERHKSIIRPDALDTTLMNVVHHFHLSKGFTFKDLPQSVAVINHYKYQVWEVFRAKFYRRVATYVADWKDNQNEGSRDRAPGLGTEAIEPPDWRLQFCEVWDTGLRDYVLTNLGDVSNGVLPWDGRSM encoded by the coding sequence ATGGACTCGCCGGAACAACGCCGGAAACGGAAACGGTTATTGAAGACAACAAACTTCCGTCAGTTTCCGCCCGTAAGATCTATTCTCTATTTTTTCGGTTTCTTCGTTTTCTTCTATCTTCTTTTCCGGCGACACACGGTGGCGTTTCATCACGTCATCACACTTACTAGGTTTTCATCGTTTTCTAGTTATCAAATTGATTCCGTTAGTAGTTTTTCAAAGTTTAATGAGGAAAATCAGTTTAAAATTGAAGCTAGGGTTTCATTTCCTGATCATATTCTGTTATTAGTTACCGGAACCGCAATTAAAATCGGAAACAAATTAGAATGTGTTTACAAAATTCACAATTCGGATCTGGATTCGGATCCGGATACGGATTCGGATATAGGTGATGGAGTAATTGACGGAACGAATGTATTGTCGGTGGAAGAATATAACGATAACGGATTTTTAGTCCGTTGTCCGTTACCTTCTGTTAATGATTCATCGTTGATAGGGTTAAAACGACGTAGTTTAATGATCAGTGTCTCTGAAGATAAACCGCTGAATTCGTGGGAGAATTTAGTGTATGAAGCGGTGTTGGATGGGAACACTAACACTGTATTAGTGTTTGTTAAAGGTATTAGTCATAGGCAGGATAAAGAATCCGACCCGACCCAATTCAGTTGTCATTTCGGGTTAGGGGAAGGGGAAAATGGTGCAAAATATATGCTTACTTCAAGAGCTGTTACTGCAGCTCAAGAGGTTGTTAGGTGTGTTTTGCCACGAAGTATTTTAATGCATCCGGAAAAAGCTCTTGGTGTTCGGGCTACTGTTAGTTTTCGAATGCCACGTGTACGTGGACGGGCTCGTCGGGTTGTTTTGCCATCTGTTGCGAAAATAGCGAGTTTGGGATCAAGTCAAAACGTTGAGAAACATGAGCTTTGTGTATGCACAATGTTATGGAACCAAGCCCATTCGATTCGTGAATGGATAACGTATCATTCTTGGTTAGGTGTTGAGAAATGGTTCATTTATGATAACAATAGTGATGATGATATTAAAGATGTGATTAATGATCTTGATTTCGAGGGGTACAATGTTAGCAGACATGTTTGGCCATGGATCAAGACTCAAGAAGCAGGGTTTTCACATTGTGCTATGCGGGCCCGAAGTGAATGCAATTGGGTTTCGTTTATGGATGTTGATGAGTTTTATTACTTCCCTCATAACTCTATGAATGAATTTCGGGGTCAAGGTTCACTCAAAACGCTCGTTTCAAATTTCACAACATCGTTATCAATTGGAGAGATCAGAACATCTTGTCATAGTTTCGGACCTTCAGGTTTAACCACAAGACCTAAACGAGGAGTCACGGTTGGGTACACATGTAGGCTACAAAGCCCAGAaagacacaagtcaatcattagaCCAGATGCACTTGATACGACCCTAATGAACGTGGTACACCATTTCCATTTAAGCAAAGGGTTTACCTTTAAAGACTTACCTCAAAGTGTTGCAGTGATTAATCATTACAAGTATCAAGTGTGGGAGGTTTTTAGGGCAAAGTTTTATAGAcgggtggctacgtatgtggctgaTTGGAAGGATAATCAGAACGAAGGGTCAAGAGATCGAGCACCTGGTTTGGGTACCGAAGCAATCGAGCCACCTGATTGGAGGCTGCAATTTTGTGAGGTATGGGATACTGGTTTAAGGGACTATGTTTTGACTAATTTGGGTGATGTGTCAAATGGAGTTTTACCATGGGATGGTAGATCTATGTGA